Part of the Ptiloglossa arizonensis isolate GNS036 chromosome 7, iyPtiAriz1_principal, whole genome shotgun sequence genome, ataaagaaaatttttataccACTGGTATGTTACGTCGacaaaaatgtatataaaaacgTTTGTAGAGTAATTGTCATTATACAAGTATTAAAAAGCAACAAAAATTGTAGTAAAGCAAAAATATGCAACATGCAGATTACTTGGAGCAGAAATACAGGCCTAACGTTATTTATAAATACGGAGCCAGGATACTTATCTACGTAGTATTTGATGCAACGTACCTGAGAATCGGACATGAACCGTTCACTGGGTGGACCACTAAGGGAAACATCGTAGCTGCCCGAAGcctttcttttcctcttttcaGGAAGAGGCTGAAGGTTAGGCGAATCGGTATGCCTAACACCGGTTTGCGTTTCTGGTTCTGGTGATGGACTTTTCTCTTCTGCCTTGTTATTTACACTATTATCGGTGAGGCCTCTAATCTGTAATGCCTCGGCTGTTTTAAGGAACATCGGTAGTAGATGCTGACTAACGTTAACTTCTCCCTTATACATAAAGTGCAGCAACGCCTTCATTTCCGTGTCATTGACATCCTTCAGGAATATAATTGGATGGGGATGGGTATTCTGGAGGAAAATGCTCTCAAAATACGGACTGCATGCAGAGAGTATCGTCTGGTGTGCCTTGAAAGTCTCTCCAACACACGCCAGGGTAACGTCGCAGAGTGCCTCTCTGGCAAGTAAGGAGCTGAGAACGTCTGTGAGGTTGGCTGGATGATTGTTCCACCGTAGACAATACTGTTGGTCCATCTTGTCTATCTCCAATCCCGACCCTACAACCAAACTAGCTGCCCTGAACTGTCCACACTAGAGACTTTGATCACCCTGACTACAGAATGACTCCCTAACCCTTAAAACGTTAACTCACACGCCTTCTCCACGCACACTCTCCTATATCGACTTGACGATATCTCCTCGGAGATTATATCGCAACTCTAGACCCACACAACTTCCTCCGTGCTTCTGCAAATGTGCCACATTGCAGTATAACTGTAAAACCCTTCAGGGTTCACGCGTCGCTACTATGCGTaccgaaaacatttttttcgcaTAACCTCGGCAACCAACAAATTACTCCGTTTGCAATTTCACGTCGACAAGTGTTGCGAAAATTAAAAGAAGGTTAGAATATTAATTGCGACGCAGTACGTGTCACCCACGGATATGATAATACCCAATATTCGAAGATAATGTTTTCAGCAATGTCAATATTCGCGAGGCTTGGGCGCCATTGTCGGTCGTGCTCGTCTAGCCACGAGCCTTCTCGCGAAAACTCGATTTGTTGATGCTCGATTTCTAACCATTCAAACACGCTCCACACGCGGCTTTATTTACCTAAACCCAGCGCCAGCTAACTAACGCACCGTATACACTAACGACCGGGGTTTGtttatcgtttcgacgattaCTCACCTTTCGCAAACTTTTTGCCATTACAACGCCACCCGACCCTTAACGTCCACTGCCATACCAATCTGCCAATGCCTACGgccttatttttaaaatacttttgacCTTCGTGCATCTGCCGTGGGGAATGGCGCGAAGGGCGCTCGAATTCAAACGCGACTAGCCACGCGGCAGGATTTCTTCCAACAGTTTCGACTCAAGTAAGCATTTTCATTGCCGTAAACTCGTGCAATTCTGTGTCTACGCTATCGTAGATATATTTACGACATAAAACGCGACAATGTACTTGAAGAAACCGTCGTTTACGACGTTTATTCGTCTCTCGGGAGACAGAAAACCTAACCTGTCTCGTGTATTTACCTTTTTCGTTTCAAATAaaacttttaaatagaaattaaacaaCGAATCGTACACAAAGATACGATCGATTATcgagatataaaataatttcggGCATAAAATCCAACGAGACCATTCGAGATACATAACCTATCAGGATTATGATCGAGTTTATCTATTGCAACGCAGAGGCTATAGATCGTAGAGCGAATATTGAAATAGATAAATAGACGTTAAATTTAATTACCTCCTACACGAACGTCAAGATAAATGCGTTTTATCTTATTGACTGTCCGAAGCGcgataatttaatagaaattatgctCCGCTCGGTGAATGTAAATACTTTCCTCGCTGATAGAATCCCTATATTGTACTACCGGAAGTGTAAATAAATACAGCCTTTGTGTTCGGTGCTAAAGTTCAACTCGGAACTTGAAATGTTTTCCCAATGACCTCACGGACGAAACGAATTTATCGTGTTCCGAGAAATGTTATTatattcgtaaaaaaattgCCAAATAAAGACAAATCCTTATCGACGAAATATTCTCTACTGTACGTATCGCGAAACGTTACGTATTATATAACCGTTACACGGAAATTTCCAACCCTTTGTAAAACGTAACGTACGTATTACGCACGCGAGAGTTTTAAATTTATCTATCATCGTACGTTCCATTATATATCGTACCGTACGAGTGACTCGCGTGGAAAATTTACGAAGCCTCTAACAAACTCTTTGAGACTTTGAAATCCGTTATGCCTCGGTCGTTGCAAAACCGTGAAAAGTACCTGTCCGAAAGATCGCTCGTACGCTTTCATCGCGGCCGGTTCCAAACGATACGCGGTTtgctctcgtttctttttctttcggtgaaaacgtGAAAACGTGCACACGGGCGCGCCAACACGTGTACACACGAGCAGTAGGGATTACATTTCGCGGAAAATCATCGAGTGTAAAGGGGTCGTTCGGCTTCATTTGACTGCAATAAACGGTAATTCGCGCAAATCGCGAGCCTTCTGATATTAATTTCGACCGTCCGCGAGCCGGACGATAATCGTGTTAACCATACGAAATCAATAATAGGTAgcgggaaaattggaaaatctcCTTAATCGGTTTTCGAATATGGATTTACAAGCTTTGCCCCGACCATTAACAGATTTAATCCGCGCTTTGATTGGCACTGCGCAAAATTACAATTCGCGTGCTTCGGTCCACGTCGAAGATACGGCGGGGGCGTGTGTTGGTAAATAGGAGTACGGTGTTATTAAGCGGATATCGCAATGAGCGCAATTGGATTTATCACTGTCGCGTTTCTGAGGATTTAAAACGTTAACGCGAGGCCTGACGACGATACGACGTACGCGTTCAACGTCCAAGTCTCTACGTGGAAACGTACGAAACGATTCACCGGGAGACGCGGTGGCGATTCGTGttcgggcaaaaaaaaaaaaaaaaatatatatatatggcgaATAAATCGCCTCGTCGCGCCGCTCGCGACGAAGCACCGAGAAATTTCGATCCCCGGTCGATTCTTGCGCGTGTCCCCGACGCACGTGACTCTATTCTCGGAAAATCCGTCGCGACGTTTTCTTTCTCCTATCCGCGCGTTTCGCGGTGGAATTAGCGAACAGCGCGTAACACCGGGCTGAAGTGTAATCGTATACGCGGTATCGGGACGGATTTACTCCGCGTTCCGTGTACGAGAAATTCTCACAAAGGAACACCGATCGtgaatacgcgaaacgaaacggtttCCACTCGGGTCTCCTAATCGCTTCGATTTCGTGCGCGGTTCGCTTcgtgaaggaaaagaaaaaaaaagaaagaaatgatcAAAAAACCGAAACTCGTCGTCCGGTTGACATTAACAACACCGTTCTACGATGGAACGAACAGTTGCGCAATCAATTATGCGAACCGGTTCCTCGAACGAGTTCCCTCCGCGGAGACCCGAGAACGATCATCGCGCTTCCCAATAAATTTTCACGGGCCGAAATATCGCGCGACGAAAAGGACGGGACGTTCGTCTCTCGCGACGAAAGTCACGAGCGTCGATTATACAAGCACGGTGAGATCAAAGATCAACGCTAAGGACAAACACACAGAGGAAAGAATAAGCTTATCTGTGACAAGGAACGGACCTGTAGATCCTCCACGCAGCTGGGTTACCGGCGAGCATCACCGTTATCTGCATAATTATCTCGCGGCGGCCTTGACTGCTCTCCACGAGGAAAACACGTCGGAGCCAGGCATCGCGACGTATCGTGTGCGCGGGCCCCGATACGCCGGCCGTTTCACGGCGCTAGCGCTGCGAAGATGTCGCGCGCACGAGGCGACGCAGCGCGGCAGAAAAATGACGtttctctccgtctcttccGTGCGGCTGGGAGATCTTCAGGGACGATCTTCGCGCGATGCACGCCGGAAATGCAGCGGTGTTGTCTACGCGCGCCGTCCCACCGCGCATGCCCGCGCGCCGTATGCGCGCGCATCGATACGCGCCGATCGGACCAGAccaatacatatatgtatatatacatatagatatatatatcgtTCCGCGGCACGAGCGACGACGACGTGGTTCGGTAAcgcgttctctcgtttcttttcgtttttccttttttttttccccccgtttttttctcttttctttcctttttctctcgccAGAGTACACATCTCGGCGAGTATACACGTGCGGCGCGCGTAACGGGTGGGGGTTGCGTGTACGCGGTGTGTCCACGTAGCTCGACGACGCATCGCGTTGGAAAATTCGCGCGTCGTATACGCGCGCGTAGAACAGGGACGACCGTGCGCTCGGCACGGCGATCGAACCGCGTAAAAGGCAGCGGTCTCGTTTCGCCCgagagagaaaaatttgaaacgcgGACGGTAAGAAAGTCCGCGTTACGAAATACACTGTCTCGATGAGAGACGCGCGCGCCTGGTGCGCTCGGCCGTGCATTTTCCCGGCGACAATACAGCCGCGCAGCTCAGGAGGAGAAAAGAGCACGCTTTCAGAGCGTTTGATCTTCAAACGCACAGGAAGTTTCTCCTGCCGGGAGTACCGGGAGGGGGGGTAAGGGCCTCTCGTATTGACGTACTTACGCGCGTTTCACGGTACGCGTTACGGTTCCGCAAGTATGAAAATCGCGAACGGTGCTTACACCGCAACGAATTTTCCTCCCTCATCGTTCGGTGGGTGAAGCGgtgtgggggtgggggtgggggggtgGCGATCGAAGCTTCCGATCGATCGCGTCTGGCGAGGGTCGGAGCTCCGTAATAGAGGCGAAGACCGAGGAAAGAGACGACGAGATTTCGCTTTTTCGGTTCCGTTTCCATCTTTTTCCCGGAACGATTGAGCGCGAAAACGCGTTGTTTGGCGTCGATTTATGCCCGAACCTTTCCCCAACTCGCTTAATAGAAGCCCGAACGGTCAAAGCGACGGAGAACGAACGATAATCGGTTCCGGTGGCTTCCAACCGCAAAAGTATTTTCGTCGCGGCGATCATTTTTTTACTTTAATCTACGCCCAACTCGAAATACGAGGGTCGGCTACGCGCTCGCGATAAATTATGAATCGCTCAACCCCTTTTCCCTCTCTTCTCGTCCATTTCCAACCTCCCTCTCTTATCCTCTGCATCGCGgtagattaaaaattaatcttgaTATACCGTTATTGCAATATTTGTCCAACGTTACGGCTCCATGTAAGAAGTTACGGGTGGTTTTGTATTTGCATACGGAAGAACGTTCGCACGAGCGAAATATCGGGCAAATAATCGCCCGGATATTCTTATAAAAAATGGTCCccttcgttcgaattttttttttttttttttttttttctcgagaagAATTCTCGCGTCGGTTgaaccgattttttttttcttttcttttctttttttctccttttttttcgacAAAGTTATAGGCCACGATTTTTCACAAAAGTTTCCTCCCTcgcttctttctatttttttcttctttttttttcacatttttacatttaaatcgGGATAAACGAGTCCCGATCGAGAAATACcatttcgcgcgtttc contains:
- the LOC143148830 gene encoding uncharacterized protein LOC143148830 isoform X5; this translates as MHEGQKYFKNKAVGIGRLVWQWTLRVGWRCNGKKFAKGSGLEIDKMDQQYCLRWNNHPANLTDVLSSLLAREALCDVTLACVGETFKAHQTILSACSPYFESIFLQNTHPHPIIFLKDVNDTEMKALLHFMYKGEVNVSQHLLPMFLKTAEALQIRGLTDNSVNNKAEEKSPSPEPETQTGVRHTDSPNLQPLPEKRKRKASGSYDVSLSGPPSERFMSDSQASSQCSYKSSPPVIPKLNNALGGEMEDGGRPMSPASQPQPSIKQELDHHLPDFHDNISLPGHPVGLLGDEGGATAGALSDGVSGIESSEHHNPPEMLDGLDDATLLTPQGTECAPITYIEKVNLSDFFEKLPYTYTSKCKICGRVVSNLKNHYLTHNPGNYVCPLCGCRRTRLDNLKCHIKQKHPEIQILQKSSDTVQT
- the LOC143148830 gene encoding zinc finger and BTB domain-containing protein 8A-like isoform X6, with product MHEGQKYFKNKAVGIGRLVWQWTLRVGWRCNGKKFAKGSGLEIDKMDQQYCLRWNNHPANLTDVLSSLLAREALCDVTLACVGETFKAHQTILSACSPYFESIFLQNTHPHPIIFLKDVNDTEMKALLHFMYKGEVNVSQHLLPMFLKTAEALQIRGLTDNSVNNKAEEKSPSPEPETQTGVRHTDSPNLQPLPEKRKRKASGSYDVSLSGPPSERFMSDSQASSQCSYKSSPPVIPKLNNALGGEMEDGGRPMSPASQPQPSIKQELDHHLPDFHDNISLPGHPVGLLGDEGGATAGALSDGVSGIESSEHHNPPEMLDGLDGTMPSVPVGLSYHEMFAVSLGSPALWRCRACGKQVTNRWHHFHIHTAQRSLCPYCPATYSRIDTLRSHIRTKHREIVFAKGSL
- the LOC143148830 gene encoding uncharacterized protein LOC143148830 isoform X4, which encodes MHEGQKYFKNKAVGIGRLVWQWTLRVGWRCNGKKFAKGSGLEIDKMDQQYCLRWNNHPANLTDVLSSLLAREALCDVTLACVGETFKAHQTILSACSPYFESIFLQNTHPHPIIFLKDVNDTEMKALLHFMYKGEVNVSQHLLPMFLKTAEALQIRGLTDNSVNNKAEEKSPSPEPETQTGVRHTDSPNLQPLPEKRKRKASGSYDVSLSGPPSERFMSDSQASSQCSYKSSPPVIPKLNNALGGEMEDGGRPMSPASQPQPSIKQELDHHLPDFHDNISLPGHPVGLLGDEGGATAGALSDGVSGIESSEHHNPPEMLDGLDGSKAWHMRLTFDRVPGGCNLHRCKLCGKVVTHIRNHYHVHFPGRFECPLCRATYTRSDNLRTHFKFKHPEARKIDLNDFMTGTLALSTMTNDTMNTLS
- the LOC143148830 gene encoding uncharacterized protein LOC143148830 isoform X3, yielding MHEGQKYFKNKAVGIGRLVWQWTLRVGWRCNGKKFAKGSGLEIDKMDQQYCLRWNNHPANLTDVLSSLLAREALCDVTLACVGETFKAHQTILSACSPYFESIFLQNTHPHPIIFLKDVNDTEMKALLHFMYKGEVNVSQHLLPMFLKTAEALQIRGLTDNSVNNKAEEKSPSPEPETQTGVRHTDSPNLQPLPEKRKRKASGSYDVSLSGPPSERFMSDSQASSQCSYKSSPPVIPKLNNALGGEMEDGGRPMSPASQPQPSIKQELDHHLPDFHDNISLPGHPVGLLGDEGGATAGALSDGVSGIESSEHHNPPEMLDGLDGTAGTCKKEKDISKDGQNKLEQSSSVGAECCKLCGKSVANIKKHMKSHFPDKYQCQICMISLTRSDNLKRHIKLKHGIREGSLISPFMRLEHKHFLAKSEPAYLT
- the LOC143148830 gene encoding uncharacterized protein LOC143148830 isoform X7; this encodes MHEGQKYFKNKAVGIGRLVWQWTLRVGWRCNGKKFAKGSGLEIDKMDQQYCLRWNNHPANLTDVLSSLLAREALCDVTLACVGETFKAHQTILSACSPYFESIFLQNTHPHPIIFLKDVNDTEMKALLHFMYKGEVNVSQHLLPMFLKTAEALQIRGLTDNSVNNKAEEKSPSPEPETQTGVRHTDSPNLQPLPEKRKRKASGSYDVSLSGPPSERFMSDSQASSQCSYKSSPPVIPKLNNALGGEMEDGGRPMSPASQPQPSIKQELDHHLPDFHDNISLPGHPVGLLGDEGGATAGALSDGVSGIESSEHHNPPEMLDGLDGCERRRRLSIKLILVGRRGSKIVMMN